Proteins encoded within one genomic window of Haematobia irritans isolate KBUSLIRL chromosome 5, ASM5000362v1, whole genome shotgun sequence:
- the LOC142241016 gene encoding alkaline phosphatase, placental type-like, producing MTEAALKVLKKNDKGFFLFVEGARIDMAHHDTRARKSLEDTEELAKSVAVAREMFSEEDTLIVVTSDHSHTMTINGYPYRDQEITGLAAEDADDDLPYTILSYANGPGYYSTYGEKGRKLVTTKDTNNAKFEYLATVPMDSETHGGDDVGVFASGPYAHYFSGTYEQSNIPAMMAKAANIGPFASVN from the exons ATGACAGAGGCTGCATTGAAAGTATTGAAAAAGAATGATAAGGGATTTTTCCTTTTTGtggagggagccagaattgatatgGCCCATCATGATACAAGAGCCCGTAAATCTCTGGAAGATACTGAAGAATTGGCTAAGTCTGTGGCCGTTGCTAGGGAAATGTTTTCCGAAGAAGATACCTTGATTGTAGTTACCTCGGATCATTCGCACACCATGACCATTAATGGTTATCCG TATCGTGATCAAGAAATCACTGGTTTAGCTGCCGAAGACGCTGACGACGATTTACCCTATACTATTCTCTCGTATGCTAATGGTCCCGGATACTATTCAACATATGGTGAAAAAGGACGTAAACTGGTAACTACCAAGGATACAAataatgccaaatttgaatatcTAGCCACTGTTCCAATGGATTCTGAAACTCATGGTGGAGATGATGTTGGTGTTTTCGCATCCGGTCCTTATGCCCATTATTTTAGTGGCACTTATGAGCAAAGCAATATTCCAGCAATGATGGCCAAAGCAGCGAATATTGGTCCTTTTGCCTCAGTAAATTAG